A genomic stretch from Solanum stenotomum isolate F172 chromosome 8, ASM1918654v1, whole genome shotgun sequence includes:
- the LOC125873327 gene encoding auxin-responsive protein SAUR32-like, translating into MGHNHHLNFHFHVPHIHFHLHHHHGKRELKDIPKGCLAVTVGQGEEQQRFVIPVIYINHPLFMQLLKEAEEEYGFDHNGPINIPCHIEEFRHVQGIIDKETTSQHQHTHNNPWCFKA; encoded by the coding sequence atgggtcATAATCATCATCTCAATTTCCATTTTCACGTCCCTCATATCCATTTTCATCTCCATCATCATCACGGAAAAAGAGAATTGAAGGACATACCGAAAGGATGTTTGGCAGTAACAGTAGGACAAGGTGAAGAGCAACAGAGGTTTGTGATCCCAGTGATATACATAAATCATCCCCTGTTTATGCAGCTATTGAAAGAAGCAGAGGAAGAATATGGATTTGATCATAATGGACCTATTAATATTCCTTGTCATATCGAAGAATTTCGACATGTTCAAGGGATAATTGATAAGGAAACTACTTCTCAACACCAGCATACTCACAATAATCCCTGGTGCTTCAAAGCATGA